In Chitinivorax sp. PXF-14, the DNA window GCTGACCAAGGTGCGCAAGGAGCCCAGCGCGCTCGATGCCACCATGGCCTCGACCTACGCGCTACTGGGCATCGCGCCGGGGCAGACGAATTGAGGTAACGCCGGCCGACCACGGCTGGCGGCAGTAATGGCACTTGCAGCAACAGATGTCCCGGCAGCGATGCCGACGATCCGGCGGGTGCCGCCGGGTGTCGGGATGGCTTCCTGGCCGAGCGGCCGGGCCACTGTGCAGTACCGGAAATACAAACTGGCGTCCCACGCCATTTTTTTGATACCCACACTAGACGACTGGTCTATTAATAATCACGGAGCTCGATCATGGCTTACCCAACGCTGCTGTCCCCGATTACCGTCGGTGCCGTCACTCTCGCCAACCGCACCGTCATGGCCCCGCTCACGCGTTCGCGCGCGGGCCAGGGCGAAGTGCCGACCGCACTCAACGCCGAATACTACGTACAGCGCGCCAGCGCCGGCCTGATCGTCACCGAGGCCACGCAGGTCTCGCAACAGGGCCAGGGTTATGCCTGGACACCAGGCATCTTCACCGATGCGCAGCAGGCCGGCTGGCAGCAGGTGGTGGCAGGCGTGCACGCGGCCGGCGGCAAGATCGCGCTGCAGCTGTGGCACGTGGGCCGCATCTCGCACCGCCTGCTGCAACCCAACGGCGAGGCGCCCGTCGCGCCGTCTGCGATCCGTGCCAACTCGCAATCCTTCGTCGTACACCCAGATGGCACGCCGGCCAACGAGCCGTGTGACGAGCCGCGCGCGCTGACGCAGGCCGAGATCCACGCCATCGCCGCCGACTTTGCCGCCGGCGCGCGTCGCGCCAAGGCGGCCGGCTTCGATCTGGTCGAGGTCCATGCCGCCAACGGCTACCTGCTCAACCAGTTCCTCGCCACCGGCCCGAACCAGCGCAGAGATGAATACGGCGGCTCGGTCGAGAACCGCGCGCGCTTCCTGCTCGAAGTGGTCGACGCCACCATCGCCGAGATCGGCGCCGGCCACGTCGGCGTGCGTCTGTCGCCGTGGGGCACATTCAACGACATCCAGGACGACGAGGCGCAGGAAACCGCGCTGCATGTCGCCCGTGAACTCAGCAAGCGCAACATCGCCTACCTGCATCTGGCCGAGCCGGGCTGGGCCGGCGGCCCGGACTATCCGCAGGGCTTTCGCGAGGCGCTGCGTACGGCCTTCACCGGCACACTGATCTACTGTGGCGGCTATACCGCCGACACGGCCAACAGCCGCATCGAGCAGGGGCTGGCGGATGCCATTGCCTTCGGCAAGCCTTTCATCGCCAACCCTGACCTGGTCGAGCGCTTCCGCCGCCAGGCACCGCTCAATGCGCCCAACC includes these proteins:
- a CDS encoding alkene reductase, with protein sequence MAYPTLLSPITVGAVTLANRTVMAPLTRSRAGQGEVPTALNAEYYVQRASAGLIVTEATQVSQQGQGYAWTPGIFTDAQQAGWQQVVAGVHAAGGKIALQLWHVGRISHRLLQPNGEAPVAPSAIRANSQSFVVHPDGTPANEPCDEPRALTQAEIHAIAADFAAGARRAKAAGFDLVEVHAANGYLLNQFLATGPNQRRDEYGGSVENRARFLLEVVDATIAEIGAGHVGVRLSPWGTFNDIQDDEAQETALHVARELSKRNIAYLHLAEPGWAGGPDYPQGFREALRTAFTGTLIYCGGYTADTANSRIEQGLADAIAFGKPFIANPDLVERFRRQAPLNAPNPATFYGGAAEGYTDYPTLAQLETQSA